Sequence from the Candidatus Methylarchaceae archaeon HK02M2 genome:
TAGTAAACCTGTGTTAGTATTTGGCGCAGGTCCTTCACTAGAAAATAATATTTATAGCATAAAAAGAGAAGGATTACTAGACAAGTTTATTATAATCACAGCAGATGGCGCTACGACAGCCCTTCTCGAAGTTGCAAATAGGGTTCCTCAAGTAGTAGTAACTGACCTTGATGGTAAATTACAAGATCTAATATTAGCAAATCAAAAAGGTGCATCGATGGTAGTTCATGGACATGGGGACAATATCCAACAACTTTTAAGATACGTCCCAAAATTGACTAGGGTTTTAGGTACTACACAAGTTAAGCCCAAACAAAGGGTATACAACTTTGGAGGGTTTACAGATGGAGACAGAGCGGTTTTTTTCGCGTTGTATATGGGTGC
This genomic interval carries:
- a CDS encoding DUF115 domain-containing protein; translated protein: MDLEEWWPWYDKIASSFNLSRLKDQRATDILNELLQDKYIEPKELKKLIHSKPVLVFGAGPSLENNIYSIKREGLLDKFIIITADGATTALLEVANRVPQVVVTDLDGKLQDLILANQKGASMVVHGHGDNIQQLLRYVPKLTRVLGTTQVKPKQRVYNFGGFTDGDRAVFFALYMGAEIIALAGMDIGTIIGKYSKVYVNSPEKKSLKLKFCKKLLEWLASRTDTKLFNLTYYGEKIKGFRDINPQKIAHFL